In Streptomyces capitiformicae, one genomic interval encodes:
- a CDS encoding acetolactate synthase large subunit, producing MTEQATGAHHPQPRPRSGGQSIPVEYVTGAQSLIRSLEEVGADTVFGIPGGTILPAYDPLMDSTKVRHVLVRHEQGAGHAATGYAQATGRVGVCMATSGPGATNLVTPIADAHMDSVPLVAITGQVVSKAIGTDAFQEADIVGITMPITKHSFLVTKAEDIPRAIAQAFHIASTGRPGPVLVDIPKDILQAQTTFSWPPAMDLPGYRPVTKPHAKQIREAAKLITAAKRPILYVGGGVLKAQATAELKVLAELTGAPVTTTLMALGAFPDSHPQHLGMPGMHGSVAAVTGLQKADLIVALGARFDDRVTGKLDSFAPHAKIVHADIDPAEIGKNRAADVPIVGDAREVIADLIQAVQKEHSEGNPGDYAAWWKDLDRWRETYPLGYDQPADGSLSPQAVIERIGQLAPEGTIFTAGVGQHQMWAAHFIQYDKPATWLNSGGAGTMGYAVPAAMGAKAGAPERTVWAIDGDGCFQMTNQELTTCALNNIPIKVAVINNGALGMVRQWQTLFYNQRYSNTVLHSGPDDVNPEARGTRVPDFVKLSEAMGCYAIRCERPEDLDKAIEEANSINDRPVVIDFIVHEDAMVWPMVAAGTSNDEIMAARDVRPDFGDNEDD from the coding sequence ATGACCGAGCAGGCCACCGGGGCCCACCATCCGCAGCCGCGGCCCCGATCCGGAGGACAGTCCATCCCCGTCGAGTACGTCACGGGTGCGCAGTCCCTCATCCGCTCTCTCGAGGAGGTCGGCGCCGACACGGTATTCGGCATTCCCGGCGGTACGATCCTTCCGGCCTACGACCCGCTGATGGACTCCACCAAGGTGCGCCACGTCCTGGTCCGGCACGAGCAGGGCGCCGGCCACGCGGCCACCGGCTATGCGCAGGCCACCGGCAGGGTCGGCGTCTGCATGGCGACCTCGGGACCCGGCGCCACCAACCTGGTCACACCGATCGCGGACGCACACATGGACTCCGTGCCGCTGGTCGCGATCACCGGCCAGGTGGTGTCCAAGGCCATCGGCACGGACGCCTTCCAGGAGGCGGACATCGTCGGCATCACGATGCCGATCACCAAGCACAGCTTCCTCGTCACCAAGGCCGAGGACATCCCGCGGGCCATCGCCCAGGCGTTCCACATCGCCTCCACCGGCCGCCCCGGCCCGGTCCTGGTCGACATCCCCAAGGACATCCTGCAGGCACAGACGACCTTCAGCTGGCCGCCCGCCATGGACCTGCCCGGCTACCGCCCGGTGACCAAGCCGCACGCCAAGCAGATCCGCGAGGCCGCCAAGCTGATCACCGCCGCCAAGCGGCCGATCCTGTACGTCGGTGGCGGCGTCCTCAAGGCTCAGGCCACCGCCGAGCTGAAGGTGCTCGCCGAACTGACCGGGGCGCCCGTCACCACCACCCTGATGGCGCTCGGCGCGTTCCCCGACAGCCACCCGCAGCACCTGGGCATGCCCGGTATGCACGGCTCCGTGGCCGCCGTCACCGGACTGCAGAAGGCCGACCTGATCGTCGCCCTAGGCGCCCGCTTCGACGACCGCGTCACCGGCAAGCTGGACAGCTTCGCCCCGCACGCCAAAATCGTCCACGCGGACATCGACCCGGCCGAGATCGGCAAGAACCGTGCCGCCGATGTGCCGATCGTCGGTGACGCCCGCGAGGTCATCGCCGACCTGATCCAGGCCGTGCAGAAGGAGCACAGCGAGGGCAACCCGGGCGACTACGCCGCCTGGTGGAAGGACCTCGATCGCTGGCGCGAGACGTACCCGCTGGGCTACGACCAGCCCGCCGACGGCTCGCTCTCCCCGCAAGCCGTCATCGAGCGCATCGGTCAACTCGCCCCCGAGGGCACGATCTTCACGGCGGGCGTCGGCCAGCACCAGATGTGGGCCGCCCACTTCATCCAGTACGACAAGCCCGCCACCTGGCTGAACTCCGGCGGCGCCGGAACGATGGGCTACGCGGTCCCGGCCGCGATGGGCGCCAAGGCCGGCGCCCCCGAGCGGACCGTCTGGGCGATCGACGGCGACGGCTGCTTCCAGATGACCAATCAGGAGCTCACCACCTGCGCCCTGAACAACATCCCGATCAAGGTCGCCGTGATCAACAACGGCGCCCTCGGGATGGTCCGCCAGTGGCAGACCCTGTTCTACAACCAGCGCTACTCCAACACCGTGCTGCACTCCGGCCCGGACGACGTCAACCCGGAGGCCAGGGGCACCCGCGTCCCCGACTTCGTGAAGCTGTCGGAGGCCATGGGCTGCTACGCGATCCGCTGTGAGCGCCCCGAGGACCTCGACAAGGCCATCGAAGAGGCCAACTCGATCAACGACCGCCCGGTCGTGATCGACTTCATCGTCCACGAGGACGCGATGGTGTGGCCGATGGTCGCCGCCGGCACCTCCAACGACGAGATCATGGCCGCCCGGGACGTCCGCCCCGACTTCGGCGACAACGAAGACGACTGA
- the ilvN gene encoding acetolactate synthase small subunit, translating into MSKHTLSVLVENTPGILARIAALFSRRGFNIDSLAVGVTEHPEISRITIVVNVIEELPLEQVTKQLNKLVNVLKIVELEPSSAVQRELVLVKVRADNETRSQIVEIVQLFRAKTVDVSPEAVTIEATGSSDKLSAMLKMLEPFGIKELVQSGTIAIGRGARSITDRSLRALDRSA; encoded by the coding sequence ATGTCCAAGCACACGCTCTCGGTGCTCGTCGAGAACACGCCCGGCATCCTCGCCCGGATCGCCGCCCTGTTCTCCCGCCGCGGCTTCAACATCGACTCGCTCGCGGTCGGCGTCACCGAGCACCCCGAGATCTCCCGCATCACCATCGTGGTCAACGTGATCGAGGAGCTCCCCCTGGAGCAGGTGACGAAGCAGCTCAACAAGCTCGTCAACGTCCTGAAGATCGTCGAACTGGAGCCGTCCTCCGCCGTCCAGCGCGAACTCGTCCTGGTGAAGGTGCGCGCCGACAACGAGACGCGCTCCCAGATCGTCGAGATCGTCCAGCTGTTCCGCGCCAAGACGGTCGACGTCTCCCCGGAGGCCGTCACCATCGAGGCCACCGGATCCAGCGACAAGCTGTCCGCCATGCTGAAGATGCTGGAGCCGTTCGGCATCAAGGAACTGGTCCAGTCCGGCACGATCGCGATCGGCCGCGGCGCCCGTTCGATCACGGACCGCTCGCTGCGCGCCCTGGACCGGTCGGCGTAA
- the ilvC gene encoding ketol-acid reductoisomerase, whose translation MAELFYDADADLSIIQGRKVAVIGYGSQGHAHALSLRDSGADVRVGLHEGSKSKAKAEEQGLRVVTPAEAAAEADVIMILVPDPIQAQVYEEHIAPNLKDGDALFFGHGLNIRYGFIKPPAGVDVCMVAPKGPGHLVRRQYEEGRGVPCIAAVEQDATGNAFALALSYAKGIGGTRAGVIKTTFTEETETDLFGEQAVLCGGTAALVKAGFETLTEAGYQPEIAYFECLHELKLIVDLMYEGGLEKMRWSISETAEWGDYVTGPRIITDATKAEMKKILAEIQDGTFAQQWMDEYHGGLKKYNEYKTQDSEHLLETTGKELRKLMSWVNDEEA comes from the coding sequence GTGGCCGAGCTGTTCTACGACGCTGACGCCGACCTGTCCATCATCCAGGGCCGCAAGGTCGCGGTCATCGGCTACGGCAGCCAGGGCCACGCCCACGCCCTGTCGCTGCGCGACTCGGGCGCCGACGTCCGCGTCGGTCTGCACGAGGGCTCCAAGTCCAAGGCCAAGGCCGAGGAGCAGGGCCTGCGCGTGGTGACCCCGGCGGAGGCCGCCGCCGAGGCCGACGTCATCATGATCCTCGTCCCGGACCCGATCCAGGCCCAGGTCTACGAGGAGCACATCGCCCCGAACCTGAAGGACGGCGACGCGCTGTTCTTCGGCCACGGCCTGAACATCCGCTACGGCTTCATCAAGCCCCCGGCCGGCGTCGACGTCTGCATGGTCGCCCCCAAGGGCCCGGGCCACCTGGTCCGCCGCCAGTACGAGGAGGGCCGCGGCGTTCCCTGCATCGCCGCCGTCGAGCAGGACGCCACGGGCAACGCGTTCGCGCTGGCGCTGTCGTACGCCAAGGGCATCGGCGGCACCCGCGCTGGCGTCATCAAGACGACGTTCACCGAGGAGACCGAGACCGACCTGTTCGGTGAGCAGGCCGTTCTCTGCGGTGGTACGGCCGCGCTGGTCAAGGCGGGCTTCGAGACGCTGACCGAGGCCGGCTACCAGCCGGAGATCGCGTACTTCGAGTGCCTGCACGAGCTGAAGCTGATCGTCGACCTCATGTACGAGGGCGGCCTGGAGAAGATGCGCTGGTCGATCTCCGAGACCGCCGAGTGGGGCGACTACGTCACCGGCCCGCGGATCATCACGGACGCCACCAAGGCCGAGATGAAGAAGATCCTCGCCGAGATCCAGGACGGCACCTTCGCCCAGCAGTGGATGGACGAGTACCACGGCGGTCTGAAGAAGTACAACGAGTACAAGACCCAGGACTCCGAGCACCTGCTGGAGACCACGGGCAAGGAGCTGCGCAAGCTCATGAGCTGGGTCAACGACGAAGAGGCGTGA
- the serA gene encoding phosphoglycerate dehydrogenase, which translates to MSSKPVVLIAEELSPATVDALGPDFEIRQCNGADRAELLPAIADVDAILIRSATKVDAEAVAAAKKLKVVARAGVGLDNVDVSAATKAGVMVVNAPTSNIVTAAELACGLVLATARHIPQANTALKNGEWKRSKYTGVELAEKTLGVVGLGRIGALVAQRMSAFGMKVVAYDPYVQPARAAQMGVKVLSLDELLEVSDFITVHLPKTPETVGLIGAEALTKVKPSVRIVNAARGGIVDEAALYSALKEGRVAGAGLDVYAKEPCTDSPLFELDQVVCTPHLGASTDEAQEKAGIAVARSVRLALAGELVPDAVNVQGGVIAEDVKPGLPLAERLGRIFTALAGEVAVRLDVEVYGEITQHDVKVLELSALKGVFEDVVDETVSYVNAPLFAQERGVEVRLTTSSESPDHRNVVTVRGTLGSGEEVSVSGTLAGPKHHQKIVAVGDYDVDLALADHMVVFRYVDRPGVVGTVGRIFGESGINIAGMQVARSAAGGEALAVLTVDDTVSQSVLAEVAAEIGATSARSVNLV; encoded by the coding sequence GTGAGCTCGAAACCAGTCGTACTGATCGCTGAAGAGCTGTCGCCCGCCACCGTGGACGCGCTCGGGCCGGACTTCGAGATCCGGCAGTGCAACGGAGCGGACCGAGCCGAACTGCTCCCGGCCATCGCCGACGTCGACGCGATCCTGATCCGCTCGGCCACCAAGGTCGACGCCGAGGCGGTCGCCGCCGCGAAGAAGCTGAAGGTCGTCGCGCGTGCCGGCGTCGGCCTGGACAACGTGGACGTCTCCGCCGCCACCAAGGCCGGCGTGATGGTCGTCAACGCCCCCACCTCGAACATCGTGACCGCAGCCGAGCTGGCCTGTGGTCTCGTCCTCGCCACCGCGCGCCACATCCCGCAGGCGAACACCGCGCTGAAGAACGGCGAGTGGAAGCGCAGCAAGTACACCGGTGTGGAGCTGGCCGAGAAGACCCTCGGCGTGGTGGGCCTTGGCCGGATCGGTGCGCTCGTCGCGCAGCGCATGTCCGCCTTCGGTATGAAGGTCGTCGCCTACGACCCCTACGTGCAGCCCGCGCGCGCCGCGCAGATGGGCGTGAAGGTGCTGTCGCTGGACGAGCTGCTCGAGGTCTCCGACTTCATCACCGTCCACCTGCCGAAGACCCCCGAGACCGTCGGCCTCATCGGCGCCGAGGCGCTGACGAAGGTCAAGCCGTCGGTTCGGATCGTCAACGCCGCGCGCGGTGGCATCGTCGACGAGGCCGCGCTGTACTCGGCGCTCAAGGAGGGCCGCGTCGCGGGCGCGGGCCTCGACGTGTACGCCAAGGAGCCGTGCACCGACTCGCCGCTGTTCGAACTGGACCAGGTCGTGTGCACGCCGCACCTCGGTGCGTCCACCGACGAGGCCCAGGAGAAGGCCGGTATCGCCGTGGCGCGGTCCGTGCGTCTCGCGCTCGCCGGTGAGCTGGTGCCGGACGCGGTGAACGTCCAGGGCGGTGTCATCGCCGAGGACGTCAAGCCGGGTCTGCCGCTCGCCGAGCGTCTCGGCCGGATCTTCACCGCGCTCGCCGGTGAGGTCGCGGTGCGGCTCGATGTCGAGGTGTACGGCGAGATCACCCAGCACGATGTGAAGGTGCTCGAGCTGTCCGCGCTCAAGGGTGTCTTCGAGGACGTCGTCGACGAGACCGTGTCGTACGTCAACGCTCCGCTGTTCGCGCAGGAGCGGGGCGTCGAGGTCCGTCTGACCACGAGCTCCGAGTCGCCCGACCACCGCAATGTCGTCACTGTGCGGGGCACGCTCGGCAGCGGCGAGGAGGTGTCGGTGTCCGGCACGCTGGCCGGGCCCAAGCACCACCAGAAGATTGTCGCGGTCGGGGACTACGACGTGGATCTCGCGCTCGCCGATCACATGGTCGTGTTCCGGTACGTGGACCGGCCGGGTGTGGTCGGTACGGTGGGGCGGATCTTCGGCGAGTCCGGGATCAACATCGCCGGCATGCAGGTCGCTCGGTCTGCGGCGGGTGGGGAGGCGCTGGCTGTGCTGACCGTCGACGACACGGTTTCGCAGAGCGTGCTCGCCGAGGTGGCCGCGGAGATCGGGGCGACGTCCGCCCGCTCGGTGAACCTGGTCTGA
- a CDS encoding MFS transporter: MTTNSENAPPAGRAGRREWTALCVLMLPLLLVSMDVSVLYFAIPAISADLEPSGTQQLWIFDIYAFVLAGLLMTMGSLGDRIGRRRLLLIGAAAFGAASLAAAYANSAEMLIAARAVLGIGGATLMPSTMALTRTMFTDPGQRAKAIGIWSGVMTAGIALGSVLSGVLVEFFWWGSVFLVNLPAMALLLLLGPVLLPESRNPAPGRFDLIGVPLSMAAVLPTVYGLKEIPSEGWNVRYVMSVTVGLLFAALFVHRQRTTASPMISPELFRDRGFAPAVALNLIAAFGMMGSAYFTTQYLQSVLDKSALEAALWGLLPSVLVGVAAPVTTQLVQQGVNRAYVVAGGFATAACGYGVLSTAGSDSLWLVLAGAGVLAAGTVTVFSQMTDLALSAAPVERAGSASSLLETGQEFGGALGMAALGSIGTAVYHHEMPASAPAPAQETLGGALAVAAELPGDTGRLLATAAREAFTDGMRGAALAGAIVLLGAAVVAVRALRGVQVRKECEEVLT, from the coding sequence ATGACGACGAATTCCGAGAACGCGCCCCCTGCCGGGCGGGCAGGCCGCCGCGAATGGACCGCCCTGTGCGTCCTGATGCTTCCGCTGCTGCTGGTCTCGATGGACGTATCGGTCCTCTACTTCGCGATCCCGGCGATCAGCGCGGACCTGGAACCGAGCGGCACACAGCAGCTGTGGATCTTCGACATCTACGCGTTCGTGCTGGCCGGTCTGCTGATGACCATGGGCTCGCTCGGCGACCGCATCGGCCGTCGCAGGCTCCTGCTGATCGGCGCGGCCGCGTTCGGCGCGGCGTCGCTGGCGGCCGCGTACGCGAACAGCGCGGAGATGCTGATCGCGGCGCGCGCGGTGCTCGGCATCGGCGGCGCGACCCTCATGCCGTCGACGATGGCGCTGACCCGCACGATGTTCACGGACCCCGGCCAGCGGGCGAAGGCGATCGGCATCTGGTCGGGCGTGATGACGGCGGGCATCGCGCTCGGTTCGGTGCTCAGCGGTGTGCTGGTGGAGTTCTTCTGGTGGGGTTCGGTCTTCCTGGTGAACCTCCCCGCGATGGCCCTGCTCCTGCTCCTGGGCCCAGTCCTTCTCCCCGAGTCGAGGAACCCGGCTCCCGGCCGCTTCGACCTGATCGGCGTCCCGCTGTCCATGGCGGCCGTCCTGCCGACCGTCTACGGCCTGAAGGAGATCCCGTCGGAGGGCTGGAACGTCCGCTACGTCATGTCGGTGACGGTCGGCCTGCTCTTCGCGGCCCTCTTCGTGCACCGCCAGCGCACGACGGCGTCACCGATGATCTCCCCCGAGCTGTTCCGCGACCGGGGCTTCGCCCCTGCGGTCGCCCTCAACCTCATCGCCGCGTTCGGGATGATGGGCTCGGCGTACTTCACCACCCAGTACCTCCAGTCCGTCCTGGACAAGAGCGCGCTGGAGGCCGCGCTGTGGGGTCTGCTTCCGTCCGTGCTCGTGGGCGTGGCCGCGCCCGTGACGACACAGCTCGTACAGCAGGGCGTGAACCGGGCGTACGTGGTGGCGGGCGGCTTCGCGACCGCCGCGTGCGGCTACGGCGTGCTGTCCACCGCCGGTTCGGACTCCCTCTGGCTCGTCCTGGCCGGTGCCGGCGTTCTCGCCGCCGGCACGGTCACCGTGTTCTCCCAGATGACCGACCTGGCCCTGAGCGCCGCCCCCGTGGAACGAGCCGGCTCGGCCTCCTCCCTCCTGGAAACCGGCCAGGAGTTCGGCGGCGCGCTGGGCATGGCCGCGCTGGGCTCCATCGGCACGGCCGTCTACCACCACGAGATGCCGGCGTCGGCCCCGGCCCCCGCGCAGGAAACCCTGGGCGGCGCGCTGGCGGTGGCCGCCGAACTCCCCGGCGACACCGGCCGGTTGCTGGCCACAGCAGCGAGGGAAGCGTTCACCGACGGAATGCGGGGCGCTGCGCTGGCCGGAGCGATTGTCCTGTTGGGGGCCGCGGTGGTGGCGGTGAGGGCGTTGCGGGGCGTACAGGTACGGAAGGAGTGCGAGGAGGTTCTGACCTGA
- a CDS encoding TetR/AcrR family transcriptional regulator, whose amino-acid sequence MGHREDLLEGAKRCLLAKGFARTTARDIVKESGTNLASIGYHYGSKDALLAQAYVALVGDMSQAFDAEGPAMSGTEPGSVERFREVWANIIDTMREPGSMWRLSMEIIVMGDQLPELRDHLALAQREARRGLIPMFMGGREEDVQEKDMDTLGNFILTLMTGLIAQWTFDPPSAPEADELAEGLRRFIEVARPAQ is encoded by the coding sequence ATGGGACACCGTGAGGATCTGCTCGAAGGCGCCAAGCGCTGCCTGCTGGCGAAGGGCTTCGCGCGTACGACGGCGCGTGACATCGTCAAGGAGTCGGGGACGAACCTGGCGTCGATCGGCTACCACTACGGCTCGAAGGACGCGCTGCTGGCACAGGCGTACGTGGCCCTGGTCGGGGACATGTCGCAGGCCTTCGACGCGGAAGGGCCGGCGATGAGCGGTACCGAGCCAGGGTCGGTCGAGCGGTTCCGGGAGGTGTGGGCGAACATCATCGACACCATGCGGGAGCCGGGGTCGATGTGGCGGCTCAGCATGGAGATCATCGTCATGGGCGACCAGCTGCCCGAGCTGCGGGACCATCTCGCGCTGGCTCAGCGGGAGGCGCGGCGTGGGCTGATCCCGATGTTCATGGGCGGCCGCGAGGAGGACGTCCAGGAGAAGGACATGGACACCCTCGGCAACTTCATCCTGACCCTGATGACCGGGCTCATCGCCCAGTGGACCTTCGACCCGCCGAGCGCCCCCGAGGCGGACGAACTCGCCGAGGGGCTGCGCCGGTTCATCGAGGTGGCCCGCCCCGCCCAGTAG
- a CDS encoding ATP-binding cassette domain-containing protein: MSDALLDVRDLVVRYGTVTAVDHVSFTVDAGETLALNGPSGCGKSSTIAAVLQLRRPEGGEVRFEGRELTTLAERELRPLRPRMQPVFQDPYGSLSPRHRIRDAVAEPLKVQGRWNTADGPARVAELLDRVGLDPAYGDRFPHELSGGQCQRAGIARALASEPRLLVLDEPVSALDPSIRAGVLNLLADLQDELNLAYLFICHDRAVVRHFADRSIEMRAGRLVPA; encoded by the coding sequence ATGAGTGATGCCCTGCTCGATGTGCGAGACCTGGTCGTCCGCTACGGCACCGTCACGGCCGTGGACCATGTCTCCTTCACCGTGGACGCGGGCGAGACCCTCGCCCTGAACGGCCCCTCCGGCTGCGGCAAGTCCTCCACGATCGCCGCGGTGCTCCAGCTGCGCCGCCCGGAGGGAGGCGAAGTCCGTTTCGAGGGCCGGGAGTTGACGACCCTCGCCGAGCGCGAACTGCGCCCGCTCCGCCCCCGCATGCAGCCGGTCTTCCAGGACCCGTACGGCTCGCTCAGCCCTCGCCACCGCATCCGGGACGCGGTGGCGGAACCGCTGAAGGTCCAGGGTCGCTGGAACACCGCGGACGGCCCGGCCCGGGTCGCCGAACTCCTCGACCGGGTCGGCCTGGACCCCGCCTACGGCGACCGCTTCCCGCACGAGTTGTCCGGCGGACAGTGCCAACGCGCCGGTATCGCCCGCGCGCTGGCCTCCGAGCCCCGCCTCCTGGTCCTCGACGAACCGGTCTCCGCGCTCGACCCCTCCATCCGGGCCGGCGTCCTCAACCTCCTCGCCGACCTCCAGGACGAGCTGAACCTGGCGTACCTGTTCATCTGCCACGACCGCGCGGTTGTACGCCACTTCGCGGACCGCTCGATCGAGATGCGCGCCGGGAGGCTCGTACCGGCGTAG
- a CDS encoding ABC transporter ATP-binding protein produces the protein MPSDVTSGVLLSVRDLRISFDGVAAVRGLSFDVREREVLAVVGESGAGKSLAARALLGMLPKGATSSGTVRLRGETDIAAQRGRRIALVPQDALSALSPVHPVGDQLAAAVRSVAGVSRKEARARAVAALDRVGIPDAVRKARAYPHEYSGGMRQRAVIAMATINEPDVVVADEPTTALDAELQEQVLRVLGEQREAVGAALVLVTHDLGVVRDHADRVLVMYAGRQVEQGPTERVLGRPRAPYTAGLLASLPPDAPDGDPRTRRRRLPSISGSPPTPDALPPGCAFAPRCPLAEDRCHQEEPGTWTAGADHEVSCHRWDEVPSSATELFLEQPV, from the coding sequence ATGCCGTCCGACGTGACGTCCGGCGTGCTGCTGTCGGTGCGCGACCTGCGCATCTCGTTCGACGGGGTGGCGGCCGTACGCGGTCTGTCGTTCGACGTCCGCGAGCGCGAAGTGCTGGCCGTCGTCGGCGAGTCCGGCGCGGGCAAGTCCCTCGCGGCACGGGCCCTGCTCGGGATGCTGCCCAAGGGCGCCACGTCGAGCGGAACGGTACGGCTGCGGGGCGAGACGGACATCGCCGCCCAGCGCGGCCGCCGTATCGCCCTCGTCCCCCAGGACGCCCTGTCCGCCCTCTCCCCCGTGCACCCCGTCGGCGACCAACTCGCCGCGGCCGTACGGTCGGTGGCGGGCGTCTCCCGCAAGGAGGCCCGCGCCCGGGCGGTCGCCGCGCTCGACCGGGTCGGCATCCCCGACGCCGTACGCAAGGCGCGGGCGTATCCGCACGAGTACTCCGGCGGTATGCGCCAGCGGGCCGTGATCGCCATGGCCACGATCAACGAACCCGACGTGGTCGTCGCCGACGAACCCACGACCGCCCTCGACGCGGAACTCCAGGAACAGGTCCTACGGGTCCTCGGCGAGCAGCGTGAGGCGGTCGGCGCCGCGCTCGTCCTGGTCACCCACGACCTCGGCGTGGTCCGGGACCACGCCGATCGCGTCCTGGTCATGTACGCCGGTCGCCAGGTCGAACAGGGCCCGACCGAACGGGTCCTGGGCCGCCCCCGGGCACCGTACACGGCGGGCCTGCTGGCGTCGCTGCCACCGGACGCCCCCGACGGCGACCCGCGCACTCGTCGCCGTCGGCTGCCGTCCATCTCCGGCTCCCCGCCCACCCCCGACGCCCTCCCGCCCGGCTGCGCCTTCGCACCCCGCTGCCCCCTGGCCGAGGACCGCTGTCACCAGGAGGAACCGGGGACGTGGACGGCCGGCGCCGACCACGAGGTCTCCTGCCACCGCTGGGACGAAGTGCCGTCCTCGGCGACCGAGTTGTTCCTGGAGCAGCCCGTATGA
- a CDS encoding ABC transporter permease subunit, translating into MRSAARKSVSPAGLTRFVCLITVLTVVGLLPWLSGRDPALTVLRARSAEQEATPEALAAIREDLGLDASPLSLLGNWTSGLLRGDLGTSWVSGTDVLPSVVSGLQVSLGLMGASFAVAVLLACALVAPVLVRGRGSSGAFASMLAAVPEFLLATVVLLVCGVWLGWLPTSGWAGPEYMVLPAIALGVPAGGLLGRLVADALPAVLDERWVELWRGAGVSRARVSAAALRRVLPPLVPQFGMVAVGLTGGAVAVETVFAVPGIGRTALGAAKSQDLPLLQGSVLALLALGLVVGALAALARRRLLGPALRDAGLTLPAARPIRTHPAVPLTLAVVLLVTIGWGLLRDPYAVDTTARLLPPSWAHPLGTDGLGRDVLARLGHGAASTVGTAAAVCAFSLLLSLALGFLPSVAAGAADIANALPPVIAGILVAAVVGPGTGGAALAVALISWPALAAHAAALVQEVRASTFLTAQRAIGASPLWILTRHVLPSVAAPVTRHAILRLPGIALALAALGFLGLGAQPPAPEWGLLLDESRAYVERAPWAALAPAVALALLAGLAVSGAAYAQGRTGGRRMGKAGRARITKEEASVEVAVRADV; encoded by the coding sequence GTGAGGTCGGCCGCAAGGAAGTCGGTCAGCCCGGCAGGGCTGACCCGCTTCGTCTGCCTGATCACCGTCCTGACCGTGGTCGGCCTCCTGCCCTGGCTCTCCGGCCGCGACCCGGCGCTGACCGTGCTGCGCGCCCGCTCCGCCGAGCAGGAGGCGACGCCCGAGGCGCTCGCCGCGATCCGCGAGGACCTGGGCCTGGACGCCAGTCCCCTTTCCCTGCTGGGGAATTGGACCTCCGGGCTCCTTCGGGGCGACCTCGGCACGTCATGGGTCTCGGGCACGGACGTCCTCCCCTCCGTGGTCTCCGGCCTCCAGGTCTCCCTGGGCCTGATGGGCGCCTCCTTCGCCGTGGCCGTGCTGCTGGCCTGCGCGCTGGTCGCCCCGGTTCTCGTACGGGGCCGGGGGTCGAGCGGCGCGTTCGCCTCGATGCTGGCCGCCGTGCCCGAGTTCCTGCTGGCCACGGTGGTATTGCTGGTGTGCGGGGTCTGGCTGGGCTGGCTGCCCACGTCCGGCTGGGCGGGCCCGGAGTACATGGTCCTGCCCGCGATCGCCCTCGGCGTCCCGGCCGGCGGCCTCCTCGGCCGTCTGGTCGCGGACGCGCTGCCCGCCGTGCTCGACGAACGCTGGGTCGAACTGTGGCGAGGCGCGGGCGTGAGCCGGGCGCGGGTCTCGGCGGCCGCGCTCCGGCGCGTACTACCGCCGCTGGTCCCTCAGTTCGGCATGGTCGCCGTGGGCCTGACCGGCGGCGCGGTCGCCGTGGAGACGGTGTTCGCGGTCCCCGGCATCGGCCGTACGGCACTGGGCGCGGCCAAGTCCCAGGACCTCCCCCTCCTCCAGGGCTCGGTCCTCGCCCTCCTCGCCCTCGGCCTGGTCGTGGGCGCCCTCGCCGCACTCGCCCGGCGCCGACTGCTCGGTCCGGCCCTGCGCGACGCGGGCCTGACGCTCCCGGCGGCCCGCCCGATCCGCACCCACCCGGCGGTACCGCTGACCCTGGCGGTCGTCCTCCTGGTCACCATCGGCTGGGGCCTGCTGCGCGACCCGTACGCCGTGGACACGACCGCCCGCCTTCTCCCGCCCTCCTGGGCGCACCCGCTCGGCACGGACGGACTCGGCCGTGACGTACTGGCCCGCCTCGGCCACGGCGCGGCCTCCACGGTGGGCACGGCGGCGGCGGTCTGCGCCTTCAGCCTCCTCCTCTCCCTGGCCCTCGGCTTCCTGCCGAGCGTGGCGGCGGGCGCGGCGGACATCGCCAACGCGCTGCCCCCGGTGATCGCCGGCATCCTCGTCGCCGCGGTCGTCGGCCCCGGCACGGGCGGGGCGGCCCTGGCGGTCGCGCTGATCTCCTGGCCCGCCCTGGCCGCGCACGCGGCCGCCCTGGTCCAGGAGGTCCGCGCGTCCACGTTCCTGACCGCCCAACGGGCCATCGGCGCGAGCCCGTTGTGGATCCTCACCCGCCATGTGCTGCCCTCCGTGGCGGCCCCGGTCACCCGCCACGCCATCCTCCGTCTCCCGGGCATCGCCCTGGCGCTGGCCGCGCTCGGCTTCCTCGGCCTGGGCGCCCAACCTCCCGCCCCCGAGTGGGGCCTGCTCCTCGACGAGTCCCGCGCCTACGTGGAGCGCGCCCCGTGGGCGGCCCTGGCCCCGGCAGTCGCCCTGGCGCTGCTGGCGGGTCTTGCGGTGTCGGGCGCGGCGTACGCGCAGGGCCGCACAGGCGGCCGCCGTATGGGAAAGGCAGGCCGAGCACGCATCACGAAGGAGGAGGCTTCCGTTGAAGTCGCAGTCCGAGCCGACGTCTGA